A genomic window from Rhizobium sp. EC-SD404 includes:
- a CDS encoding GNAT family N-acetyltransferase/peptidase C39 family protein, with amino-acid sequence MSALRIRPATHDDIDALLAIENAVFTTDRISRRSFRALINRPTAETIVAQDEASRIVGYAMLLFRKGTGLARLYSIGVAPDAKGQGVGKALLAKAEEAAKQHDRFLLRLEVREDNMPAISLYKRSGYRRIGVYEDYYEDHSRALRFEKRLRDDEHQDYETPFYEQTTDFTCGAACLNMALARYVSRDYLDPVWEIRFWREATTVFMMSGMGGCEPFGLAVTAHAYGLEPEIYVTDTNVLFLDTVRNLEKRQVMELAQRDFRRRVEEAAIPVLNFAASLHTIRAAIERGHSAIVLISGYYMFGKKVPHWVLVHGDDGRHLILNDPWVEEKTSETASDASNLPVPYDIFDRITRFGRSNLRAAVILKGRRT; translated from the coding sequence ATGTCCGCTCTGCGGATACGTCCCGCCACCCACGATGACATCGATGCCCTTCTCGCCATCGAAAATGCCGTCTTCACCACGGACCGGATTTCAAGACGCTCCTTCCGCGCGCTGATCAACCGGCCGACGGCCGAGACGATCGTCGCGCAGGACGAGGCAAGCCGCATCGTCGGTTATGCGATGCTTTTGTTTCGCAAGGGCACCGGCCTCGCCCGCCTGTATTCGATCGGCGTGGCGCCCGACGCAAAGGGACAGGGTGTCGGCAAGGCGCTGCTCGCCAAGGCCGAGGAGGCCGCCAAGCAGCATGATCGCTTCCTCCTGCGCCTTGAGGTGCGCGAGGACAACATGCCGGCGATATCGCTCTATAAGCGGTCGGGATATCGCCGCATCGGCGTCTACGAGGATTATTACGAGGACCACAGCCGCGCCTTGCGCTTCGAGAAGCGCCTGCGGGACGACGAGCATCAGGACTACGAAACGCCGTTTTACGAGCAGACGACGGATTTTACCTGCGGCGCCGCCTGCCTCAACATGGCGCTCGCGCGCTATGTTTCGCGCGATTATCTGGATCCGGTCTGGGAAATCCGCTTCTGGCGCGAAGCGACGACGGTCTTCATGATGTCGGGCATGGGCGGCTGCGAGCCGTTCGGCCTCGCCGTCACGGCCCATGCCTATGGGCTCGAGCCGGAGATTTACGTCACCGATACCAACGTTCTATTCCTCGACACGGTCCGAAACCTGGAAAAGCGCCAGGTCATGGAACTGGCCCAGCGCGATTTTCGGCGTCGGGTGGAAGAGGCAGCCATTCCCGTCCTCAATTTTGCCGCTTCGCTGCATACGATCCGGGCTGCGATCGAACGGGGCCATTCGGCCATCGTCTTGATCTCCGGCTATTACATGTTCGGCAAGAAGGTGCCGCACTGGGTGCTCGTGCATGGTGACGATGGTCGGCACCTGATTCTCAACGATCCGTGGGTGGAAGAGAAAACGTCCGAGACGGCGTCGGACGCGTCCAACCTGCCGGTTCCCTACGACATATTCGATCGCATCACCCGTTTCGGCCGCTCCAATCTGCGCGCCGCGGTGATCCTGAAAGGCAGACGTACCTGA
- a CDS encoding VOC family protein: protein MTNGPAAPSAILESALYADDLERAEAFYGGILGLEKIVDVAGRHVFFRCGAGVLLIFNPEATQKPSDNPSMPVPPHGTTGQGHLCFSASADEIEGWVMHLSANGVAIEVDFHWPNGGRSIYFRDPAGNSLEFAEPKIWGIA from the coding sequence ATGACGAACGGGCCCGCCGCACCTTCGGCAATCCTGGAATCGGCGCTCTATGCCGACGATCTGGAACGCGCGGAGGCATTTTACGGCGGGATCCTCGGGCTTGAGAAGATCGTGGATGTCGCAGGACGCCACGTCTTCTTCCGCTGTGGTGCCGGCGTTCTGCTGATCTTCAATCCGGAAGCGACGCAGAAACCCTCTGATAATCCGAGCATGCCGGTCCCGCCCCACGGCACGACCGGCCAGGGCCATCTCTGTTTTTCGGCCAGTGCCGACGAAATCGAGGGCTGGGTGATGCATCTGAGTGCGAACGGCGTCGCCATCGAGGTCGATTTTCACTGGCCGAATGGCGGCCGATCCATCTATTTCCGCGATCCTGCCGGCAACAGCCTGGAATTTGCGGAACCCAAGATCTGGGGAATTGCATGA
- a CDS encoding DNA recombination protein RmuC, protein MIDLALLSQPLFRIGAYDVSIGMTLAAALAVLAIVWIWRAAARRAERAELVHAAEESEQRLAEILKAQSEMQGRMATMAELFGARQAELNQSIQQRLDGMTQRLGTTLTEQTRSTHENLTKLQERLAVIDTAQNNIQSLAKDVVGLQAILSNKQTRGAFGQSRMETIIADALPMGSYTFQATLSNNQRPDCLIHMPNGQPALAIDAKFPLEAWHAIRAAENADAAKPAAQQFRRDMDVHIRAISEKYLIKGETQDTAFLFVPSESIFAEIHENFEEIVQRAHRARVVIVSPSLLMLSIQVVQAILRDQRMREQAHLIQGEVAKLMIDLTRLDQRVRSLQTHFGQTQKDIDQIVTSTDKLARRGARIEALELEAPGADTAQPATEPTHAVESRTGSLRLRVVEED, encoded by the coding sequence ATGATCGACCTAGCCCTTCTTTCACAGCCGCTTTTCCGGATCGGCGCCTACGACGTCAGCATCGGGATGACGCTTGCGGCGGCGCTCGCCGTGCTGGCCATCGTTTGGATCTGGCGCGCTGCCGCGCGCCGTGCGGAGCGCGCCGAGCTGGTGCATGCGGCGGAGGAGAGCGAGCAGCGGCTTGCCGAAATCCTCAAGGCGCAATCGGAAATGCAGGGTCGCATGGCGACGATGGCGGAGCTTTTCGGCGCACGACAGGCGGAACTCAACCAGTCGATCCAGCAACGGCTCGACGGCATGACGCAGCGCCTGGGAACGACGCTCACCGAACAGACGCGCTCGACGCACGAGAATCTCACGAAGTTGCAGGAACGTCTGGCCGTCATCGACACGGCGCAGAACAACATCCAGTCGCTTGCCAAGGATGTCGTCGGGCTGCAGGCAATCCTGTCCAACAAGCAGACGCGCGGGGCGTTCGGCCAGTCGCGCATGGAAACGATCATCGCCGATGCGCTGCCGATGGGCAGCTATACGTTCCAGGCCACGCTCTCCAACAATCAACGGCCCGACTGCCTGATCCATATGCCGAACGGCCAGCCGGCGCTGGCCATTGACGCCAAGTTCCCGCTCGAAGCGTGGCATGCCATCCGCGCGGCGGAGAATGCGGACGCGGCGAAGCCGGCCGCTCAGCAGTTTCGCCGTGACATGGACGTTCATATCAGGGCTATTTCGGAGAAATATCTGATCAAGGGCGAGACGCAGGATACGGCGTTTCTCTTCGTGCCGTCGGAATCGATCTTCGCCGAGATCCACGAGAATTTCGAGGAGATCGTCCAGCGTGCCCATCGAGCCCGCGTGGTCATCGTATCGCCCTCGCTCCTGATGCTGTCGATCCAAGTGGTGCAGGCGATATTGCGCGACCAGCGCATGCGCGAACAGGCGCATCTCATCCAGGGCGAAGTGGCGAAGCTGATGATCGATCTGACGCGGCTGGATCAGCGCGTGCGCAGCCTGCAAACCCATTTCGGCCAGACGCAGAAGGACATCGACCAGATCGTCACCTCGACCGACAAGCTGGCGAGGCGCGGCGCGCGGATCGAAGCGCTGGAATTGGAAGCACCAGGTGCCGACACTGCGCAGCCAGCCACCGAGCCGACCCATGCGGTCGAGAGCCGCACAGGATCGTTGCGGCTGCGCGTGGTGGAAGAAGACTGA
- the hrcA gene encoding heat-inducible transcriptional repressor HrcA, with protein sequence MPGSGSLSGALDDRTGEIFRRIVESYLESGEPVGSRNLSRILPMALSPASVRNVMSDLEHLGLIYAPHISAGRLPTQQGLRFFVDAFMQAGALSDDERVQIETQIRQTHRDRDQTVENLLTDASQMLSGLSRGAGLVIAAKSDTVLKHIEFIRLDPTRALAVLVGEHDHIENRILDLPVGTTASQLTEASNFLNAHLAGRTIPEVRRELEKLKLEVSRELDELSQDLVSRGLAVWSGSGKDQPAQLIVRGRANLLDSVSGSEDIERLRLLFDELEKKDSLVQLMTLAEEGSGVRIFIGSENKLFSLSGSSLIVAPYRDSEARVVGAVGVIGPTRLNYARIVPMVDYTAQLVSKMMR encoded by the coding sequence CTGCCCGGATCAGGGTCCCTGTCGGGAGCGCTTGACGACCGGACCGGCGAGATTTTCCGACGCATCGTCGAGTCGTACCTGGAATCCGGCGAGCCTGTCGGGTCGCGGAATCTGTCGCGCATCCTGCCCATGGCGCTTTCGCCCGCATCCGTGCGCAACGTGATGAGCGATCTCGAGCATCTCGGCCTCATCTATGCGCCGCATATCTCGGCCGGACGGCTGCCAACCCAGCAGGGGCTGCGCTTCTTCGTCGATGCCTTCATGCAGGCGGGCGCCCTGTCCGACGACGAGCGGGTGCAGATCGAGACGCAGATCCGCCAGACCCACCGCGATCGCGACCAGACGGTCGAGAACCTTCTGACCGATGCGAGCCAGATGCTGTCTGGTCTGTCGCGCGGCGCAGGTCTCGTAATCGCAGCTAAATCCGACACGGTGCTGAAGCACATCGAATTCATCCGGCTGGACCCGACGCGGGCGCTCGCCGTCCTGGTCGGCGAGCACGACCATATCGAAAACCGCATCCTGGACCTGCCGGTCGGCACGACGGCATCGCAGCTGACCGAGGCCTCGAACTTCCTCAACGCCCATCTCGCCGGCCGCACGATCCCGGAAGTGCGCCGCGAGCTGGAAAAACTGAAACTGGAAGTTTCCCGCGAGCTGGACGAGCTCAGTCAGGATCTCGTCTCCAGGGGGCTCGCCGTCTGGTCGGGCAGCGGCAAGGACCAGCCCGCCCAGCTTATCGTGCGCGGCCGCGCCAATCTGCTCGACAGCGTTTCGGGCAGCGAGGACATCGAGCGGTTGCGGCTTCTGTTCGATGAGCTCGAGAAGAAGGACAGCCTCGTCCAGCTGATGACGCTGGCCGAGGAAGGCTCCGGGGTCCGCATCTTCATTGGCTCGGAAAACAAGCTTTTCTCGCTGTCGGGCTCGTCGCTCATCGTCGCGCCCTATCGCGACAGCGAAGCGCGCGTCGTCGGCGCCGTCGGCGTGATCGGGCCCACGCGGCTGAACTATGCCCGGATCGTCCCGATGGTCGATTATACCGCCCAGCTCGTGTCGAAGATGATGCGGTGA
- the rph gene encoding ribonuclease PH, producing the protein MRPSGRKPDQMRAVSFERNFSKHAEGSCLVKFGDTHVLCTASLEERVPPWLRNAGRGWVTAEYGMLPRATGERMRREAASGKQGGRTVEIQRLIGRSLRAVVNLEALGERQISIDCDVIQADGGTRTASITGAWVALHDCLKWMEARSMVKTDRVLKDHVAAVSCGIFASQPVIDLDYLEDSAADTDANFVMTASGGIVEIQGTAEKDPFSQDEFQTLMSLARAGIDDLVGMQKAAIGA; encoded by the coding sequence ATGCGACCTTCAGGGCGGAAGCCAGACCAGATGCGCGCCGTTTCCTTCGAGCGGAACTTCTCAAAGCATGCCGAAGGCTCGTGTCTCGTGAAATTCGGCGATACGCATGTGCTGTGCACCGCATCGCTTGAAGAGCGGGTTCCGCCGTGGTTGCGCAATGCCGGTCGCGGCTGGGTCACGGCCGAATACGGCATGCTGCCCCGCGCCACCGGCGAACGCATGCGACGCGAGGCCGCTTCCGGCAAGCAGGGCGGGCGCACCGTCGAAATCCAGCGCCTCATCGGCCGCTCGCTGCGCGCCGTCGTCAATTTGGAAGCTTTGGGCGAGCGCCAGATCTCGATCGATTGCGACGTGATCCAGGCCGATGGCGGCACGCGCACCGCTTCTATCACCGGTGCCTGGGTTGCCCTCCACGATTGCCTCAAATGGATGGAAGCACGCAGCATGGTGAAGACCGATCGCGTGCTGAAGGACCATGTGGCGGCCGTTTCCTGCGGCATCTTCGCCAGCCAGCCGGTCATCGACCTCGACTATCTGGAAGATTCCGCAGCCGACACCGACGCCAATTTCGTCATGACCGCCTCGGGCGGCATCGTCGAGATTCAGGGCACGGCGGAAAAGGACCCGTTCTCGCAGGACGAGTTCCAGACGCTGATGAGCCTCGCGCGCGCCGGCATCGACGATCTTGTCGGCATGCAGAAGGCTGCGATCGGCGCATGA
- a CDS encoding ribokinase, with the protein MITVVGSINIDLIANVARLPKPGETLAGTAFTTAAGGKGANQALAARRAGAEVAMVGAVGADAFAEEALALLAAAKTDLSAIAHVEGATGIASILVGAEDGDNVIVVVAGANGEVGADAAKAAVDRMGKHDTLLLQMEIPAPAIEAALQAAQAQGVRSILNVAPLTEDAIALAPLAGIVIANETEFALLCRAKDQSAAERKDAMQTMSRDRHQTIIVTLGAEGVIAFHEGRMHRVQGLSIKPVDTVGAGDTFCGYLATGLDAGLNFELALRRAAVAGSLACLKPGAQPSIPLHSDVDAALADSR; encoded by the coding sequence ATGATCACCGTCGTCGGCTCCATCAACATTGACCTCATCGCCAACGTGGCGCGGTTGCCGAAACCGGGCGAGACGCTGGCCGGCACTGCCTTCACCACGGCGGCCGGCGGCAAGGGCGCAAACCAGGCGCTGGCCGCAAGGCGCGCCGGTGCCGAAGTGGCGATGGTCGGCGCCGTCGGCGCTGATGCGTTCGCCGAAGAAGCGCTTGCACTTCTGGCCGCCGCTAAGACCGATCTCAGCGCCATCGCCCATGTCGAAGGCGCTACCGGCATCGCCTCGATTCTGGTCGGAGCCGAAGATGGCGACAATGTCATTGTGGTCGTCGCCGGCGCCAATGGAGAAGTCGGCGCGGATGCGGCGAAAGCTGCCGTCGACCGGATGGGCAAGCACGATACGCTGCTTCTGCAGATGGAAATACCAGCGCCTGCGATCGAAGCGGCGCTGCAGGCGGCGCAGGCACAGGGTGTGCGCAGCATCCTCAATGTCGCCCCGCTGACCGAGGATGCGATCGCGCTCGCGCCGCTGGCCGGCATCGTGATCGCCAATGAAACGGAATTCGCGCTGCTCTGCCGGGCAAAAGACCAGTCTGCGGCTGAGCGTAAGGATGCGATGCAGACCATGAGCCGAGACCGCCACCAGACGATCATCGTGACGCTTGGCGCCGAAGGCGTGATCGCCTTTCACGAGGGCCGGATGCATCGCGTGCAGGGGCTGTCGATCAAGCCCGTCGACACGGTCGGCGCGGGCGACACGTTCTGCGGCTATCTCGCAACCGGCCTCGATGCCGGTCTGAATTTCGAGCTGGCTCTCAGGCGCGCGGCCGTTGCCGGCAGCCTCGCCTGCCTCAAGCCCGGCGCCCAGCCCTCGATCCCGCTTCACTCGGACGTCGATGCCGCGCTAGCCGATAGCCGATAA
- the rdgB gene encoding RdgB/HAM1 family non-canonical purine NTP pyrophosphatase, producing the protein MRRLTEKKLVVASHNDGKIREIAELIEPYGFEIVTAKSLGLPEPKETGTTFEENAALKALSATKATGLPALSDDSGIMVDALNGEPGVYTADWAERPDGSRDFMMAMEKVEGLLSEKGATTPKERRARFVSTLCLSWPDGHVEFFRGDVEGTLVWPPRGNDGFGYDPVFLPDGHSRTFGEMTATEKHGWVPGQAEALSHRARAFKLFAETGLAEQSEA; encoded by the coding sequence ATGAGACGTTTGACAGAAAAGAAGCTCGTCGTCGCATCGCACAACGACGGCAAGATCCGTGAAATCGCGGAGCTCATCGAGCCATACGGCTTCGAGATCGTGACCGCGAAATCGCTGGGCCTGCCCGAGCCGAAGGAAACCGGCACGACGTTCGAAGAGAATGCGGCGCTGAAGGCGCTTTCGGCGACGAAGGCGACCGGACTGCCGGCACTCTCCGACGACAGCGGCATCATGGTCGATGCACTCAACGGGGAGCCGGGCGTCTACACGGCCGACTGGGCCGAGAGGCCCGATGGCAGCCGCGACTTCATGATGGCGATGGAAAAGGTCGAGGGACTGCTTTCCGAAAAGGGCGCAACGACACCCAAGGAACGCCGCGCACGCTTCGTTTCGACGCTGTGCCTCAGCTGGCCGGATGGCCACGTGGAATTCTTCCGCGGCGATGTCGAAGGAACCCTCGTCTGGCCGCCGCGCGGCAACGATGGCTTCGGCTACGATCCTGTTTTCCTGCCCGATGGGCATTCGCGCACATTCGGTGAGATGACGGCTACGGAAAAGCATGGCTGGGTTCCCGGTCAGGCCGAAGCGCTCTCCCACCGGGCGCGCGCCTTCAAGCTCTTCGCCGAAACGGGTCTTGCCGAACAATCCGAGGCGTGA
- a CDS encoding RimK family protein, producing the protein MFNWVILSSRMNDIDHAATSHKVLATRDYLARPELFRGSRPNIINLARSYRYQSRGYYASLLAGARGQRVIPSVETIIDLSARKLYENAIPELEDTLNKVCAKAGERPTRLNIFFGYTADQRLERFARLVFDWFRAPFVEVTIKDNGAWLSIPKVALGSVTKLSDKERAFFFECLNRYTGRQWRDAKAKTPARYTFATLVDANEALPPSSISSLKHWARIAARMGVEVEPIGKRDLSRLANYDALFIRETTSISNHTYRFARRAQQEGMPVIDDPVSMIRCTNKVYLDELMAGNGIPVPKTVMIAGTDDLQRAADLLGFPMVLKIPDSSFSRGVSKVGSLAELKTLATTWLEDSDLLLAQKFMPTDYDWRIGVLGGKPLFAVQYLMAKEHWQIIKHDTGGKPLEGGFRAFSLASAPPLVVDTGLRAARCIGDGFYGVDLKETDDGVFVIEVNDNPNLEHGVEDFAEKDEVWTRLTNWFLERLDN; encoded by the coding sequence ATGTTCAACTGGGTGATCCTGTCGTCCCGCATGAACGATATCGATCATGCGGCGACCTCCCACAAAGTGCTTGCGACCCGCGACTACCTCGCGCGGCCCGAGCTGTTCCGGGGCTCCCGCCCGAACATCATCAACCTGGCGCGATCCTATCGCTATCAGAGCCGTGGCTATTACGCCTCGCTGCTCGCCGGCGCGCGCGGCCAGCGCGTGATCCCGTCGGTCGAGACGATCATCGACCTGTCGGCGCGCAAGCTCTACGAAAACGCGATCCCCGAGCTCGAGGATACGCTGAACAAGGTTTGCGCCAAGGCAGGCGAGCGGCCAACCCGGCTCAACATCTTCTTCGGCTATACGGCCGACCAGCGCCTGGAACGCTTCGCCCGCCTCGTATTCGACTGGTTTCGCGCGCCTTTCGTGGAAGTCACGATCAAGGACAATGGCGCATGGCTGTCGATCCCGAAGGTGGCGCTCGGCTCGGTGACCAAGCTCTCCGACAAGGAGCGCGCCTTCTTTTTCGAATGCCTCAACCGCTACACGGGCCGGCAGTGGCGCGACGCCAAGGCCAAGACGCCAGCCAGATACACCTTCGCCACCCTCGTCGATGCCAATGAAGCGCTGCCGCCATCCTCGATATCAAGCCTGAAGCACTGGGCGCGCATCGCTGCGCGCATGGGCGTGGAAGTGGAGCCAATCGGCAAGCGCGACCTGTCGCGGCTCGCCAACTACGATGCGCTCTTCATCCGCGAAACGACGTCGATCTCCAACCACACATATCGGTTCGCGCGCCGTGCCCAGCAGGAAGGCATGCCGGTCATCGACGATCCGGTGTCGATGATCCGCTGCACCAACAAGGTCTATCTCGACGAACTGATGGCCGGGAACGGCATTCCCGTGCCGAAGACCGTTATGATCGCCGGCACCGACGATCTGCAGCGCGCCGCCGATCTTCTTGGGTTTCCGATGGTTCTCAAGATCCCGGACTCCTCGTTCTCGCGCGGCGTTTCCAAGGTGGGGTCTCTCGCCGAGCTGAAGACGCTCGCAACGACCTGGCTTGAGGATTCCGACCTGCTGCTGGCGCAGAAATTCATGCCGACGGACTATGACTGGCGCATCGGCGTGCTCGGCGGAAAGCCGCTGTTCGCCGTGCAGTACCTGATGGCCAAGGAACACTGGCAGATCATCAAGCACGATACCGGCGGCAAGCCTTTGGAAGGCGGCTTCCGGGCCTTCTCGCTGGCATCTGCGCCGCCGCTGGTGGTCGACACGGGCCTGCGGGCCGCGCGCTGCATCGGCGACGGGTTCTACGGCGTCGATCTCAAGGAAACCGACGACGGCGTCTTCGTGATCGAGGTCAACGACAACCCCAACCTCGAACATGGCGTCGAGGATTTTGCCGAGAAGGACGAAGTCTGGACCCGGCTGACCAACTGGTTCCTGGAGCGCCTCGACAATTGA
- a CDS encoding adenosine deaminase yields the protein MTGQVVKAELHCHIEGAIPPVLARAQAQRYGVDTASFISGDRYVWHDFTTFMAAYDGAAALFRTPEDYALLAETYLGELHTAGAVYSEIFVSPDHARTAGLSSEAYIGGLAEGIARAREKSGIECRMIVVGVRHLGADAVEGAARFAAARPHPLITGFGMAGEERFGRVADYARAFEIARDAGLGITIHAGELVGADSVRDALDVVRPSRIGHGVRAVEDPALVKRLADEGTVLEVCPGSNIALNVFPDFAAHPFRRLMDAGVKVTLASDDPPFFDTSLAREYALGSEAFGLSDDQLRDVTRTAIEAAFVDEPTRQALLAKL from the coding sequence CGAAGGCGCGATCCCGCCTGTGCTCGCGCGGGCGCAGGCACAACGCTACGGCGTCGATACCGCCAGCTTCATCAGCGGCGATCGCTATGTCTGGCACGACTTCACGACCTTCATGGCGGCCTATGACGGAGCGGCGGCGCTCTTCAGGACGCCGGAGGACTACGCGCTTCTTGCGGAAACCTATCTCGGCGAACTGCACACGGCCGGCGCCGTCTACAGCGAAATTTTCGTTTCACCGGATCACGCCCGCACCGCCGGCCTCTCTTCCGAAGCCTATATCGGGGGTTTGGCGGAAGGGATTGCGCGCGCCAGGGAGAAATCCGGCATCGAATGCCGGATGATCGTGGTCGGCGTCCGCCATCTGGGCGCGGACGCCGTCGAAGGTGCTGCACGCTTTGCGGCAGCCAGGCCGCATCCATTGATCACAGGCTTCGGCATGGCGGGCGAAGAGCGGTTCGGCCGCGTTGCCGACTATGCGCGCGCGTTCGAGATCGCACGTGATGCGGGGCTAGGCATCACCATTCATGCCGGCGAACTCGTCGGGGCCGACAGTGTTCGCGACGCACTCGACGTGGTTCGACCGAGCCGCATCGGCCACGGCGTGCGTGCCGTCGAAGATCCCGCTCTCGTGAAGCGGCTTGCCGATGAAGGTACCGTGCTGGAAGTCTGCCCCGGTTCCAACATTGCGCTAAACGTCTTTCCCGATTTCGCGGCTCACCCCTTCCGTCGTCTGATGGATGCAGGCGTGAAGGTTACGCTGGCCTCGGATGATCCGCCGTTCTTCGATACGTCACTCGCTAGGGAATATGCGCTGGGTTCGGAAGCGTTCGGCTTGTCTGATGACCAGTTGCGGGACGTGACGCGCACTGCGATCGAGGCGGCTTTCGTCGACGAGCCGACGCGCCAGGCGCTTCTCGCGAAACTTTGA
- the hemW gene encoding radical SAM family heme chaperone HemW, translating to MTITTRFTGDFRAYPDAGDPGFGVYLHWPFCAAKCPYCDFNSHVRHKPVDQSRFVDAFRQEIAYTAGMTGPKTVTSIFIGGGTPSLMDPSTVGAILETVARNWHVPDGIEITLEANPSSVEATRFRGYRDAGVNRVSMGVQALNNADLKVLGRLHDVEDALKAIRLARETFPRLSFDLIYARPNQTVAAWEAELKQAIGYAVDHLSLYQLTIEEGTPFYALHKAGKLIVPDGDLSAELYEATQAITGEAGMPAYEVSNHARPGAESRHNLTYWRYGDYAGIGAGAHGRLTLNGTRIATATERMPERWLEMVESRGAAHVEIEELEPEEQADELLLMGLRLTEGIEVSRWQALSGRPFDSARERDLIANGFLERLGNDRIRCTPAGMLILDAVVADLAI from the coding sequence ATGACCATCACGACCCGATTTACCGGCGACTTCCGCGCCTATCCCGACGCGGGCGATCCGGGCTTCGGCGTCTATCTGCATTGGCCGTTCTGCGCAGCCAAATGCCCCTATTGCGATTTCAACAGTCACGTCCGCCACAAGCCCGTCGATCAGAGCCGCTTCGTCGACGCATTTCGGCAGGAGATCGCCTACACGGCGGGGATGACCGGGCCGAAGACGGTCACCAGCATCTTCATTGGGGGCGGTACACCGTCTCTCATGGACCCGTCGACCGTCGGCGCCATCCTCGAAACGGTGGCGCGCAACTGGCATGTGCCGGACGGGATCGAGATCACGCTCGAGGCCAATCCCTCATCGGTCGAGGCGACGCGCTTTCGCGGCTATCGCGATGCCGGGGTGAACCGCGTTTCCATGGGCGTTCAGGCGCTCAACAACGCCGATCTCAAGGTGCTCGGACGGCTGCACGACGTCGAGGATGCGCTGAAGGCCATCCGGCTCGCACGCGAGACCTTTCCGCGACTCTCCTTCGACCTGATTTATGCGCGCCCGAACCAGACCGTTGCAGCCTGGGAAGCCGAGCTGAAGCAGGCGATCGGCTACGCGGTCGACCATCTGTCGCTTTACCAGCTGACCATCGAAGAGGGCACGCCCTTCTATGCCCTGCACAAGGCTGGGAAGCTGATCGTGCCCGATGGCGATCTTTCGGCCGAGCTCTACGAGGCGACGCAGGCGATCACGGGGGAGGCCGGCATGCCGGCTTACGAGGTTTCCAATCACGCCCGGCCTGGCGCGGAAAGCCGGCACAACCTCACCTACTGGCGCTATGGGGACTATGCGGGCATCGGCGCCGGCGCCCATGGGCGGTTGACGCTCAATGGGACCCGTATCGCCACGGCGACGGAGCGCATGCCGGAACGCTGGCTGGAGATGGTGGAATCCCGCGGCGCCGCGCATGTCGAAATCGAGGAACTGGAGCCCGAGGAGCAGGCCGACGAATTGCTGCTCATGGGTCTGCGGCTGACCGAAGGCATCGAAGTCTCGCGCTGGCAGGCTCTTTCGGGGCGCCCTTTCGATTCCGCGCGCGAGCGGGACCTGATCGCAAACGGCTTCCTGGAGCGGCTCGGCAACGACCGCATTCGCTGCACGCCGGCCGGCATGCTCATTCTCGATGCGGTGGTCGCTGATCTCGCGATCTAG
- a CDS encoding gluconokinase, which produces MTPDQAKVILVMGVSGCGKSSVAAELVSSLGGRLIEGDAFHPPENIARMAAGQSLDDAMRAPWLDRIAAEIATLQAVSDAPIVVACSALKRAYRNRLRATAPDMRILCLVGSMEMLRQRLETRQGHFIKAGLLASQLGTLEVPGPEEGATVIDIDQPVAAIVDRFLEETAGQRS; this is translated from the coding sequence GTGACGCCGGATCAGGCCAAGGTCATCCTCGTCATGGGCGTCAGCGGCTGTGGCAAGTCGAGCGTTGCCGCCGAACTCGTTTCCAGCCTTGGTGGCCGGTTGATCGAGGGCGACGCGTTTCACCCGCCGGAAAACATCGCCCGCATGGCCGCCGGCCAATCGCTCGACGATGCGATGCGGGCGCCGTGGCTGGATCGGATCGCGGCGGAAATCGCGACGCTGCAGGCGGTTTCGGACGCCCCGATCGTGGTTGCCTGTTCCGCTTTGAAACGCGCCTACCGCAACCGCCTGCGGGCGACGGCGCCGGATATGCGTATCCTTTGCCTCGTGGGAAGCATGGAGATGCTGCGCCAGCGCCTGGAAACCCGCCAAGGCCATTTCATAAAAGCCGGTCTGCTGGCCAGCCAGTTGGGGACGCTGGAAGTGCCGGGACCGGAGGAGGGCGCAACGGTGATCGATATCGATCAGCCCGTGGCGGCGATCGTCGATCGGTTTCTCGAAGAGACAGCCGGTCAGCGCAGTTGA